A single Flavobacterium sp. 1 DNA region contains:
- a CDS encoding alpha-amylase family glycosyl hydrolase — MKKLLLILMLFVSLGCLAQQQTVTYSINPSTFEETTSITITINGNSINESTWGVTGNALYLWAWAFDIDDTTQKGTPLNGTWEASDEASKFTYNTGNDTYTKTITPTSYYNTANIGKIGFLIKAKNGTGDKKSQDILAEVGSFQVNLTSPPANSTTILASGGSLSIVAVNTNGIANYNLKSNGTSINTNASTSNYTYNHANIIQNQNYELEITQGTTTITKKFSVIINPSTVSETIPAGLVDGINYDPTDATKATLVLDAPLKDFVYVAGSFNNWQPGNSYAMKKDATSSSTKFWLELTGLVSGTNYTYQYWVGESTPIANSPALVKTADPYSTLVLSPYDDSGIPVANYPNMPTYPLGQDKEVTVLQTGQTAYAWSSATTNFVKPEKDKLVVSEVLVRDFDANRNYQNIIDRIDYFKNLKINAIELMPVMEFEGNESWGYNTSFHMALDKFYGSSTKLKELIDLCHQNGIAVILDMALNHAFGRNPMVRMWMNDPDGDGFGSPTAENPYFNTVAKHSYSVGEDFNHSSALTKNYVKRVIKQWIQEYKIDGFRWDLTKGFTQNCTASDDNCTNSYQQDRVDVLKEYADYSWSLDPTHYTIFEHLGTDAEEKEWANYRFTETPSKGIMMWGKMTDYYNQLSMGYNSSNDISRMYGPNHSGFLGNRVMGYAESHDEERLMYKNIQFGNSSGTYNVKTLNTALSRMSAIGAVTLLIPGPKMIWHFGELGWDASIYTCTDGTINDNSSTIAGDCKLSTKPQPQWTNNWLGDNSRNKIYYDWARMIALKTTEPVFSGTATIPSATTLTPNIKITNSSLVSSALKDVLIIANFDVTAQNVATGFQYTGTWYNLMDNSPFNVTDINVAISLQPGEFRIYGNKSTVLATTDFEIMKNIFISPNPASNYFSLNTNTAKIQIYAITGQLIKTFNKPHTKEYQYNISELNNGLYFIKVYNEDNQIKVMKFIKQ; from the coding sequence ATGAAAAAACTTTTACTTATATTGATGCTTTTTGTCTCACTTGGGTGTTTGGCACAACAACAAACGGTAACTTATTCCATAAATCCGTCAACATTTGAAGAAACAACATCCATTACAATTACCATTAATGGAAACAGCATCAACGAAAGTACTTGGGGCGTAACTGGAAATGCACTTTATTTATGGGCTTGGGCTTTTGATATCGATGATACAACCCAAAAAGGGACTCCTCTTAATGGTACTTGGGAGGCATCAGATGAAGCGAGCAAATTTACTTACAATACTGGAAATGACACATACACCAAAACCATTACGCCAACTTCTTATTATAACACTGCCAATATTGGAAAAATAGGATTTTTAATAAAAGCAAAAAATGGAACAGGAGACAAAAAATCACAAGATATTCTTGCCGAAGTAGGCTCTTTTCAAGTTAACCTTACTTCTCCACCGGCTAACAGTACAACCATTTTAGCTTCTGGCGGAAGCCTATCAATTGTCGCTGTAAACACTAATGGAATTGCAAATTATAATTTAAAATCAAACGGAACTAGCATCAATACTAATGCAAGCACTTCAAATTATACATACAATCACGCCAATATTATTCAAAATCAAAATTATGAATTGGAAATAACTCAAGGAACAACCACTATCACCAAAAAATTCAGTGTCATTATAAATCCGAGTACAGTTTCCGAAACAATTCCAGCTGGTTTAGTCGATGGTATAAATTACGATCCAACTGATGCCACCAAAGCAACTTTAGTTTTGGACGCGCCTTTAAAAGATTTTGTGTATGTAGCAGGCAGTTTTAACAATTGGCAGCCTGGAAATTCTTATGCTATGAAAAAAGATGCAACCTCAAGCTCGACAAAATTTTGGTTAGAACTTACTGGACTTGTATCCGGAACCAATTACACCTATCAGTATTGGGTAGGAGAATCAACTCCAATTGCCAATTCTCCAGCATTGGTAAAAACAGCCGATCCTTATTCAACTTTAGTATTATCTCCTTATGATGATTCAGGAATTCCAGTAGCTAACTATCCTAATATGCCAACATATCCACTTGGACAAGATAAAGAAGTGACCGTTTTACAAACTGGACAAACAGCTTACGCCTGGAGTAGTGCCACAACTAATTTTGTGAAGCCCGAAAAAGATAAATTAGTAGTATCCGAAGTGTTAGTAAGAGATTTTGATGCCAATAGAAATTATCAAAATATAATTGACCGTATTGATTATTTCAAAAATTTAAAAATAAATGCCATCGAATTAATGCCTGTCATGGAATTTGAAGGTAATGAAAGCTGGGGTTATAACACTTCGTTCCACATGGCACTGGATAAATTTTACGGTTCTTCTACAAAACTGAAAGAATTAATAGACCTATGTCATCAAAACGGCATTGCAGTTATTCTAGATATGGCTTTAAATCATGCTTTCGGGAGAAATCCAATGGTAAGAATGTGGATGAATGATCCTGATGGAGATGGATTTGGCTCACCAACTGCAGAGAATCCCTATTTCAATACCGTTGCAAAACACAGTTATAGTGTGGGTGAGGATTTCAATCATTCATCAGCATTAACCAAAAACTATGTAAAAAGAGTCATCAAACAATGGATTCAAGAATACAAAATCGACGGTTTCCGCTGGGATTTAACCAAAGGATTTACACAAAACTGCACGGCTTCAGATGATAATTGCACTAATAGTTACCAACAGGACAGAGTAGATGTCTTAAAAGAATATGCCGATTATTCTTGGTCTTTAGATCCAACTCATTATACAATTTTTGAACATTTAGGTACTGATGCCGAAGAAAAAGAATGGGCAAATTACAGATTTACAGAAACTCCCAGCAAAGGAATAATGATGTGGGGGAAAATGACCGATTATTATAATCAATTATCAATGGGATATAATTCAAGTAACGATATTTCAAGAATGTATGGGCCAAATCATAGCGGATTTCTAGGGAATAGAGTTATGGGATATGCCGAAAGCCATGACGAAGAACGTCTGATGTATAAAAACATACAGTTCGGTAATTCAAGCGGAACATATAATGTAAAAACGTTAAACACTGCATTATCAAGAATGTCAGCCATAGGAGCTGTTACATTATTAATACCTGGTCCAAAAATGATATGGCATTTTGGAGAATTAGGATGGGACGCCTCAATTTACACCTGTACCGATGGCACCATAAATGATAATTCATCAACAATAGCTGGTGACTGTAAATTATCTACAAAACCACAACCTCAATGGACTAATAATTGGTTAGGAGATAATTCCAGAAATAAAATCTATTATGATTGGGCAAGAATGATTGCTTTAAAAACAACCGAACCTGTTTTTTCAGGTACAGCAACAATTCCGTCAGCCACTACTTTAACTCCAAACATTAAAATAACCAATAGTTCACTGGTAAGCTCAGCTCTTAAAGATGTTCTTATCATTGCGAACTTTGACGTAACAGCTCAAAATGTGGCAACAGGATTTCAATACACTGGAACGTGGTACAATCTAATGGACAATTCCCCATTCAACGTCACAGATATTAATGTCGCAATCAGCTTACAGCCTGGTGAATTTAGAATTTACGGAAATAAATCAACAGTCTTAGCTACAACTGATTTTGAAATAATGAAAAATATTTTCATTTCTCCAAATCCAGCCTCAAATTACTTTTCATTAAATACAAATACTGCCAAAATTCAAATATATGCAATAACTGGACAATTAATCAAAACGTTCAACAAACCTCATACTAAAGAATACCAATACAATATAAGCGAATTAAATAATGGTTTGTATTTTATAAAAGTTTACAATGAAGACAATCAGATAAAAGTGATGAAGTTCATCAAACAATAA
- a CDS encoding SusC/RagA family TonB-linked outer membrane protein, with translation MKTIYKKLLFLLLLLPFCAIAQNKIEGTVLDNVSGQPIPGVNVKVKGSTTGTSTDFDGKFQLANVKPTDVLTITYMGYQSKTVTVGSQNSLTVKLEEDSNQLKEVVVQVGYGSIKKKDATGAVAVLTSKDFNKGAVVSADQLIAGKVSGVVVTTAGGSPDSTSNIRIRGGSSLSASNNPLIIIDGVALDNITPAGSANPMSLVNPNDIETFSILKDASATAIYGSRASNGVILITTKKGTSGTPQFSYTNITSIGYINKNIDMMDGAAFSKFIQTNFPAQTNLLGIDDPTTTAVDNLATPQIEGRILSNTDWQKVIYRNAVSSDHNFSAKANLFKKIPFRASIGYLDYEGLVKTNDYKRYSGALKLSPSLLEDHLKIDLNAKVLRSEKNAVDEASAIGSALNMDPTKPVYDTRASNIFGGYYQNLNPTTQNIAGQINPLNILEQRKRPEEINKFLGNAQFDYKLHFLPSVRAVVNLGLEASNSHIEEVYGDYAIQTYGLNQTTKNNILNPGVNYKEDQTITNKTLNSYFVYTLPSTSGFVSKFDVQAGYDYQNFVVDGNKSIFRYNPTTHIREPFTENLNNTNNRYYNSYNIQSFFGRSNVDLLNKYLFTFTVRADGSSLFKSDNRWGIFPAVGFAWRMKDESFLKNVETLGDLKLRLGYGITGQQDIISVAGYYPTTPLFSPGTVTSQYLPGINTYSAKPFDDSLTWEKTTTINAGIDFELFKNGLLSGTVDFYAKKTNDLLAKVPGKPGQSLTNEFVANVGSLTNKGVEVSLNLKPIATDDITWIINGNAAYNESKITDLKGVTSNPVADSKLPTGTGIAFAYNAVGQAPFSAWVLEQVYDASGKPIQGAYVDRNKDGIITNDDKYYVALRPKFTFGFGTSLTYKNADFSANFRGQSGGKTYNSRNLVAGNVARAFDTQANTLNNILDMDIPFQNTLNGVESSDYFLENASFVRCENITLGYKFKELVKGLDLRVYTAANNLFIITKYSGQDPENFNGIDNNFYPRPTIYSLGVNLDF, from the coding sequence ATGAAAACAATTTACAAAAAGTTGTTATTTTTATTACTCCTGCTTCCGTTTTGTGCAATAGCCCAAAACAAAATTGAGGGAACGGTACTTGATAATGTTTCAGGCCAGCCCATTCCGGGAGTAAATGTAAAGGTAAAAGGGAGTACAACGGGTACTTCAACTGATTTTGATGGTAAATTCCAATTGGCAAATGTAAAACCTACTGATGTATTGACCATAACTTACATGGGATACCAAAGTAAAACAGTTACAGTTGGATCGCAAAATTCATTAACTGTCAAGCTTGAAGAAGATTCCAATCAGTTGAAAGAGGTTGTCGTACAAGTTGGATACGGTTCCATTAAGAAAAAAGATGCTACTGGAGCAGTAGCGGTACTAACATCAAAAGATTTTAATAAAGGTGCCGTAGTTTCAGCTGATCAATTGATTGCTGGAAAAGTTTCCGGAGTTGTTGTAACAACTGCTGGCGGATCTCCAGATTCTACTTCTAATATTCGAATTAGAGGAGGCTCTTCTTTGAGTGCAAGCAATAATCCATTAATAATTATTGATGGTGTTGCGCTTGATAACATTACCCCTGCGGGTTCTGCAAATCCTATGTCACTTGTAAACCCTAATGATATTGAAACTTTTTCAATATTGAAAGATGCTTCTGCAACTGCTATTTATGGATCTAGAGCTTCCAATGGTGTAATTCTTATTACAACTAAAAAAGGAACTTCGGGAACACCTCAGTTTTCTTACACAAATATTACATCGATAGGTTATATTAATAAAAATATCGATATGATGGATGGTGCTGCTTTTTCAAAATTCATCCAAACCAATTTTCCTGCTCAAACGAATTTATTAGGAATAGACGATCCAACTACTACAGCAGTTGATAATCTTGCTACACCACAAATAGAAGGCAGAATTCTATCGAATACCGATTGGCAAAAAGTAATTTATAGAAATGCAGTTTCTTCAGATCATAACTTTAGTGCAAAAGCAAATTTATTTAAAAAAATACCTTTTAGAGCTTCGATTGGTTATTTAGATTATGAAGGTTTAGTAAAAACCAATGATTATAAAAGATATTCAGGAGCCTTAAAATTAAGTCCTTCGTTATTAGAAGATCATTTGAAAATTGATCTAAACGCAAAAGTGTTGCGTTCTGAAAAAAATGCTGTTGATGAAGCGAGTGCCATTGGAAGTGCTTTAAATATGGATCCTACAAAACCAGTTTATGATACTCGTGCGAGCAATATTTTTGGAGGATATTATCAAAACTTGAATCCGACAACCCAAAATATTGCTGGGCAAATAAACCCTTTGAATATTTTAGAACAAAGAAAAAGACCAGAAGAAATTAATAAATTTTTAGGTAATGCACAATTTGACTACAAACTTCATTTCTTGCCATCTGTAAGAGCAGTTGTTAACTTAGGTCTTGAAGCTTCTAATTCTCATATCGAAGAAGTATACGGGGATTATGCAATTCAAACTTATGGTTTAAATCAAACCACAAAAAATAACATTTTAAACCCTGGAGTTAATTACAAAGAAGATCAGACAATTACTAACAAAACACTTAATTCTTACTTTGTATACACATTGCCTTCAACTAGTGGTTTTGTTTCTAAATTTGATGTTCAAGCAGGATATGATTATCAAAATTTTGTTGTAGACGGCAATAAATCTATTTTTAGATACAACCCAACAACTCATATTAGAGAGCCATTTACAGAAAACTTAAACAATACAAATAACAGATATTATAATTCTTATAATATTCAATCGTTCTTTGGAAGATCAAATGTCGATTTGTTAAATAAATATCTTTTTACTTTTACAGTAAGAGCAGATGGTTCTTCTTTATTTAAATCAGATAACCGATGGGGTATTTTTCCAGCAGTAGGTTTTGCTTGGAGAATGAAAGATGAGTCTTTCTTGAAAAATGTTGAAACTCTTGGAGACTTAAAATTAAGATTAGGATATGGTATTACAGGACAACAAGATATTATTAGTGTTGCAGGCTACTATCCTACTACACCTTTATTTTCTCCTGGTACTGTTACTAGTCAGTATTTGCCGGGAATTAATACCTATTCAGCAAAACCATTTGATGACTCATTAACTTGGGAAAAAACAACAACAATAAATGCTGGAATTGATTTTGAATTGTTTAAAAATGGTTTATTATCAGGTACTGTAGATTTTTATGCTAAAAAAACTAATGATTTATTAGCAAAAGTACCAGGTAAACCAGGGCAATCATTAACAAATGAGTTTGTAGCCAATGTTGGTTCCCTGACCAATAAAGGTGTTGAGGTTAGTTTAAATTTAAAACCTATTGCAACAGATGATATTACTTGGATTATAAATGGTAACGCCGCCTATAATGAAAGTAAAATTACTGATTTAAAAGGAGTTACTTCAAATCCTGTTGCTGATTCAAAATTACCAACAGGTACTGGTATTGCATTTGCTTACAATGCCGTAGGACAAGCTCCTTTTTCTGCTTGGGTATTGGAACAAGTATATGATGCCTCAGGAAAACCTATTCAAGGAGCTTATGTAGATAGAAATAAAGACGGAATTATTACTAATGACGATAAATATTATGTAGCATTGAGACCTAAGTTCACTTTTGGTTTCGGAACTAGTCTTACCTATAAAAATGCTGATTTTTCAGCTAATTTCAGAGGACAGTCTGGAGGAAAAACATATAATTCTAGAAATTTAGTTGCTGGAAACGTGGCTAGAGCCTTTGATACTCAAGCTAATACTTTAAACAATATATTGGACATGGATATTCCATTTCAAAACACATTAAATGGAGTTGAATCTTCTGATTATTTCTTAGAAAATGCAAGTTTTGTACGTTGTGAAAACATTACACTAGGTTATAAATTTAAAGAATTAGTAAAAGGACTAGACTTAAGAGTTTATACTGCTGCAAATAATTTATTTATTATCACCAAGTATTCAGGGCAAGATCCTGAAAATTTTAATGGGATCGACAATAATTTTTATCCGAGACCTACAATATATAGTTTAGGTGTTAATCTTGATTTTTAA
- a CDS encoding secretion protein, whose product MKTILKLSLVVLIALTSINTYAINGDFLLHVKKENGKEISFSVNEIQKADVTIYDQFHHVIYNETATGKEGIARAYSLEEFPEGVYFLEVETNLKKVTHEIVVTNEESTLSRKAVAEVYKGNLKMENKNIATVN is encoded by the coding sequence ATGAAAACGATTTTAAAATTAAGTCTGGTAGTATTAATAGCTTTGACGAGCATCAATACGTACGCAATCAACGGTGATTTTTTGCTTCATGTAAAAAAAGAAAACGGAAAAGAAATCAGTTTTTCGGTAAATGAGATTCAAAAAGCTGATGTAACGATTTATGATCAGTTTCATCATGTGATTTATAATGAAACCGCAACAGGAAAAGAAGGAATTGCAAGAGCATACAGCCTTGAGGAATTTCCGGAGGGAGTTTACTTCTTGGAAGTGGAAACCAATCTGAAGAAAGTCACCCACGAGATTGTGGTTACAAATGAGGAATCAACATTGTCCAGAAAAGCGGTTGCTGAAGTGTATAAAGGCAATCTGAAGATGGAAAATAAAAACATTGCAACGGTGAATTAA
- a CDS encoding RagB/SusD family nutrient uptake outer membrane protein, whose amino-acid sequence MKNFKNNIVGLGLSLLLFSSCVNDLDTEPKVELTFENLLKQDPNAALGLVSKMYGTFALTSSDGPTASDITTTDPGETGFLRNMINLEDFTADDIKNRWGDNGLDQLTTTSKWDENNKFFRYLFDRVYYTIPNCNNIINALGTTNVENKDQYVRELRFLRSLAYYYMIDCFGKGVLVTEADLGTIEAKPEASRKELFNFVETELKAIETEMPAKNTYGRANKSVVRMLLAKLYLNAEIYTGTARYDDAAIYIKKVIDEGGYTLAPNFRSLFSGDNNTSTEIIFPLIADAQVSQSYGNTTYLVQGNIDASTMTPSNYGITGNGWGGHRATKAWYGLYGTDLAASTDDRAKLFWTTGHTYEMTDYKTWTNGYPAIKFTNNNYVGSTILTEFSNTDFPLFRLADAYLMYAECNLRGATSTNATLALQYVNDVRKRSHASVITASELNLNFILDERGRELNLEGHRRTDLIRFGKFTGGTYLWPWKGGAKDGTSIPDTYKLFPLPLTALNANPNLKQNPGY is encoded by the coding sequence ATGAAAAATTTTAAAAATAATATAGTAGGTTTAGGGCTATCCCTGTTGCTATTTAGTTCTTGTGTAAATGATCTAGATACAGAACCAAAAGTAGAGCTTACTTTCGAGAATTTACTCAAGCAAGACCCTAATGCCGCTTTAGGATTAGTATCAAAAATGTATGGTACTTTTGCCTTAACAAGTTCTGATGGACCAACTGCTTCTGATATAACTACCACAGATCCAGGAGAAACTGGATTTTTGAGAAACATGATCAATCTTGAAGATTTTACCGCAGACGATATTAAAAATCGTTGGGGAGATAATGGATTAGATCAATTAACAACAACTTCAAAATGGGATGAAAATAATAAGTTTTTCAGATACCTTTTTGATAGAGTTTATTATACTATACCTAACTGTAACAACATTATCAATGCATTAGGAACTACAAATGTAGAGAACAAAGATCAATATGTTCGCGAATTACGTTTCTTGAGATCATTAGCATACTACTACATGATAGATTGCTTTGGTAAAGGAGTATTAGTTACTGAAGCTGATTTGGGTACGATTGAAGCTAAACCTGAAGCCTCTAGAAAGGAATTATTTAATTTTGTAGAAACTGAATTGAAAGCCATTGAGACAGAAATGCCTGCTAAAAACACTTATGGAAGAGCAAACAAATCTGTGGTACGAATGCTTTTAGCAAAATTATATTTAAACGCCGAAATATATACTGGAACTGCTCGCTATGATGATGCGGCTATATATATCAAAAAAGTCATAGATGAAGGAGGATATACATTGGCTCCAAATTTCAGAAGCCTTTTCTCTGGAGATAACAATACCTCTACTGAAATTATATTTCCTTTAATTGCAGATGCTCAAGTAAGTCAGAGTTATGGAAATACTACTTATTTAGTACAAGGAAATATTGATGCATCTACAATGACACCTTCTAATTATGGAATAACAGGAAATGGCTGGGGTGGGCACAGAGCAACTAAAGCATGGTATGGTCTATACGGTACCGATTTAGCAGCTTCAACAGATGATAGAGCAAAATTATTTTGGACAACTGGACATACTTATGAAATGACCGATTATAAAACATGGACAAATGGTTATCCTGCTATTAAATTTACAAATAATAATTACGTAGGGTCGACCATTTTGACAGAGTTTTCAAATACTGATTTTCCACTATTTCGTTTAGCTGATGCTTACTTAATGTATGCTGAATGCAATTTGAGAGGAGCCACAAGCACAAATGCTACTTTGGCATTACAATACGTAAATGACGTAAGAAAGAGATCTCATGCCTCTGTAATTACAGCTTCAGAACTAAATCTTAATTTTATTCTTGACGAAAGAGGAAGAGAATTAAACCTTGAAGGGCACAGAAGAACTGATTTAATTCGTTTTGGCAAATTTACAGGCGGAACCTATTTATGGCCTTGGAAAGGTGGTGCTAAAGACGGAACTTCTATACCAGATACCTATAAACTATTTCCATTACCATTAACTGCGCTTAATGCTAATCCAAACTTGAAACAAAATCCAGGGTATTAA
- a CDS encoding LacI family DNA-binding transcriptional regulator: MKKKITLKQIAKELDVSISTVSKSLRNSPEIGEETRLKVQAFAKFYHYKPNNIALSLKNRKTKTIGIIIPEIVHHFFSTVINGIEQIANENGYSVVICLSDDSFDKEVLNMELLANGSIDGFIMSLSKETQFKGDFHHITEVINQGMPVVMFDRVTNEVFCDKVIIDDKQAAYEAVQSLIDKGRKKIALVTTVDYVSVGKLRTDGYVKALLDNNLPFDEHLIIKIEDIDTCEIIIGKLLEDEAIDAVFAVNEIFAVTCIKTAHKIGLNVPKDLAVIAFTDGMISKYSTPTITTVSQSGVKMGNRAAKIIIDRLESEDESEEENYITEVIETYLVERESTN, encoded by the coding sequence ATGAAGAAAAAAATAACGCTAAAGCAAATTGCCAAAGAATTGGATGTTTCTATTTCAACTGTTTCAAAATCACTTAGAAACAGTCCCGAAATTGGAGAGGAAACACGATTGAAAGTTCAAGCATTTGCAAAATTTTATCATTATAAACCGAACAATATTGCACTCAGCCTCAAAAACAGAAAAACGAAAACTATAGGAATTATAATTCCAGAAATTGTACACCATTTTTTCTCTACAGTAATTAATGGTATTGAACAGATTGCCAATGAAAATGGATATAGTGTTGTTATTTGTCTCTCTGATGATTCCTTTGATAAAGAGGTTCTCAATATGGAGCTTTTGGCAAATGGCAGTATTGATGGATTTATTATGTCTTTGTCTAAAGAAACCCAGTTTAAAGGAGATTTTCATCATATTACCGAAGTGATAAATCAGGGAATGCCAGTTGTTATGTTTGACCGCGTGACCAATGAAGTATTTTGCGATAAAGTAATTATTGATGATAAGCAGGCTGCTTATGAGGCTGTTCAAAGCTTAATCGATAAAGGTCGAAAAAAGATTGCCTTAGTAACAACTGTAGATTATGTAAGTGTTGGTAAACTGAGGACCGATGGGTATGTAAAAGCATTGTTGGACAATAATCTGCCTTTTGATGAGCACTTGATTATAAAAATCGAGGATATTGATACTTGCGAAATTATTATTGGGAAATTACTGGAAGATGAAGCCATCGATGCTGTTTTTGCAGTGAATGAAATTTTTGCTGTAACGTGTATTAAAACTGCTCATAAAATAGGATTGAATGTGCCAAAAGATCTTGCTGTAATCGCATTTACAGATGGAATGATTTCCAAATATTCTACGCCAACGATTACTACTGTGAGTCAAAGCGGTGTTAAAATGGGGAATCGCGCAGCTAAAATAATCATCGACCGTTTAGAATCTGAAGATGAATCTGAGGAAGAAAATTACATTACCGAAGTTATTGAAACCTATTTGGTCGAAAGAGAATCTACCAATTAA
- a CDS encoding SusE domain-containing protein codes for MKKIIISLILLTGTLASLVSCSDETLDPVGSVVKNTAVSSPATGTDYILEAKTASNDVFTVKWSSVDFGYVAAVTYQLQIVKSTSTNFDADAKTFDLGSFNEGLEETIHQETLTQRELNSVLLSAGGSPSEKGSYKFRVVASPSGQEVKGTNKLVSKSGEVPFTATPYDTFDEFDKLYVPGNFGGSSTYADWNPANAPKIYSPSNDGKYEGFVWMNVTSPAFKFTDDQTWTNDKGDISDPNTFTTLVHTNGKDIKPTNGAGTYFITVDWLKNTYSIAPRHVGVIGAATPSGWDAATYLNYETNVASPYFRMYTINLALKADAILVRLADDWSVKMGSVSGSKETLVATSANKIKFNGGDMVVPAAGNYKIVLDLRNAANYNLRLIPN; via the coding sequence ATGAAAAAAATAATTATAAGTCTAATCTTGTTAACAGGAACGCTGGCTTCACTTGTTTCTTGTAGTGACGAAACACTAGATCCAGTAGGTTCTGTTGTTAAAAACACAGCTGTAAGTTCTCCTGCAACTGGTACAGATTACATATTGGAAGCAAAAACTGCATCCAATGATGTCTTTACTGTAAAATGGTCATCTGTAGATTTTGGATATGTTGCTGCGGTTACTTATCAGCTACAGATAGTTAAATCTACATCTACTAATTTTGATGCTGATGCTAAAACCTTTGATTTAGGCAGTTTCAATGAGGGTCTAGAAGAAACTATTCATCAAGAAACACTTACTCAACGTGAATTAAACAGCGTTCTTTTATCTGCGGGAGGTTCGCCTAGCGAAAAAGGAAGTTATAAATTTAGAGTTGTCGCAAGTCCATCTGGACAAGAAGTTAAAGGGACGAATAAATTGGTATCCAAATCAGGAGAAGTGCCTTTTACAGCAACTCCATATGATACATTTGATGAATTTGACAAGTTATATGTGCCCGGTAATTTTGGAGGATCTAGTACTTATGCTGATTGGAATCCTGCTAATGCACCGAAAATATATTCTCCTTCAAATGACGGAAAATATGAAGGTTTTGTTTGGATGAATGTTACTAGCCCAGCATTTAAATTTACAGATGACCAAACTTGGACAAATGATAAAGGAGATATTTCTGATCCAAATACATTTACGACATTAGTTCATACCAATGGGAAAGATATAAAACCAACTAATGGCGCTGGTACTTATTTCATTACTGTAGATTGGTTAAAAAATACTTATTCAATAGCTCCAAGACATGTTGGGGTAATTGGTGCTGCAACACCAAGCGGATGGGATGCTGCAACTTATCTAAACTATGAAACTAATGTTGCTTCTCCTTATTTTAGAATGTACACTATAAACCTAGCCCTAAAAGCCGATGCAATTTTAGTACGTTTAGCAGATGACTGGTCTGTAAAAATGGGATCAGTATCTGGTAGTAAAGAAACATTGGTAGCAACCTCTGCAAACAAAATTAAATTCAACGGAGGTGATATGGTTGTTCCAGCTGCAGGAAATTATAAAATCGTTCTTGATCTAAGAAATGCTGCAAATTATAACTTAAGACTGATTCCTAATTAA